In Pongo pygmaeus isolate AG05252 chromosome 19, NHGRI_mPonPyg2-v2.0_pri, whole genome shotgun sequence, the genomic stretch AGGAGTGTGCCTGTGTGGGCAGGTGCATCTGAAgctgtctgggtgtggtggggggcatATACCTCCCCATCCCAATTGGCCACACCCAGCCTGATGTTTTTACTGAATTCGATTCCTCAGTCTACACATTTCAAGGTTCAAGTCAACACGTTTTTTGCGCTCCTACTGTATACCAAGCACTAATGATTAAGACTTGCTTCCTGATATGAAGGATCTGGGTAACCCAGTACTTGATGAGGAAGGGGTAGCTCAGAGGGAGGAGTCGGCTCAGGGAACACCCATTCTAGACGATGGGGCCACAGGTGCGAGCCCCAGGCTGAAGGGGGAGAGAGGCTCCAGGCCTGCGTGCAGATCAGGAAGGAGAATTGGCCTTCCTTCAGGATGGGGTGGCAGTAAGCCAACAATAGCAGCTCTTGGGGGGGCTCCAGGGGCCTGCTGCACCGTCAGGCCCTCTGCCTCCCCACAGACGGTTCTATGACTCTGGAGCCATCATGCTGCGGGACGAAGCCACCATCCTCACGGGAATGCTGATCGGACTGAGCGCCATCGACTTCAGGTGGGGTCTGCCTGACGGCAGTGGTGGAGGGGGCTGTTTCCCCCGTAAATGTCCTACCCCAACCCCTCACACCCACCTCCAACCCTGTGGctcctctgcctcagcttctgtcTAAAGGGGGAAGTCCTGGATGGGAAGACCCCCGTGGTCATCGATTACACGCCCTACCTAAAGTTCACGCAGAGGTGAGCGGCTCCATGACTGCGGCGGGGTGGGGGACGGGGCCTCGGGACATCCTGGGGATATCCTGGTCCCACCGCCCTCGGCGGCCAGGGCAGACGcgctggggggggggggggggggggcgggacCGGCCGTGCCCACTGCTCCCTCTCCCAAGCTACGACTACCTGACGGACGAGGAGGAGCGGCACAGCGCCGAGAGCAGCACGAGCGAGGACAACTCGCCCGAGCACCCGTACCTGCCGCTCGTCACCGACGAGGACAGCTGGTATAGCAAGTGGCACAAGATGGAGCAGAAGTTCCGCATCGTCTACGCGCAGAAGGTGCGCGACGCCGGCGGGCCTGGGGAGCGGGAGGGCCGGGGCGGGGGATCCGGGCATCCCGGGGCGGGGCGAGGACGGGGGCCGCGGCCGGGACGTCCTCCCAGCCGCCCGGGCTGAGCGGGAGCCCCGCAGGGCTACCTGGAGGAGCTGGTGCGTCTGCGCGAGTCGCAGCTGAAGGACCTGGAGGCGGAGAACCGGcggctgcagctgcagctggagGAGGCGGCGGCGCAGAACCAGCGCGAGAAACGGGAGCTGGAAGGCGTGATCCTGGAGCTGCAGGAGCAGCTGTGAGCGCACGGCCTGCCCTAACCCCTGACCCCGGCCGCCCCGACCACATCACCGGGTGAACCCCATGTTCACTTCCACCGACTCTAACATCACCCGACACGAGCACCCACCTCTCCAGCATCAACCCTCTGATCCAGCCAGCCCCACCCCGAGATGCCCACAATGATGTTATCTAACATTGCCCCCGGCATAAGATCCAGTGACCTCCAACAGCCAGAGCCCCCCCTTCACCCTCAGTTACCCTTCAGCTAGAGTGGCCATCCAACCTTACTGCAGGGACCCCACGTCACTCACAAGGACCTGCGGTGTTGCTCTACAACCTTCAACACGATTGCATTCATCGCCTCACTCACCTGCACCACAGGCTCACTGACCGTCATCACCCGCCGTGACCCCCGACCTCACCCCTGCCGATCCCTGTAACACTTCTTCTCTAAGCCTTTGCATCACCCTGATCTTGCGGCAGGATCCCCAAGACGATCTTACCCTTCAGGGATTCCCACACTATTCTCCACTGACGCCCCCATCACCCCAGCTGACCCCTACAACACTGCACCATTCCCTCCAACTCCCAATATTTGTGCACGAATCCCTGTCACCCCTCCACCCCAGTACCACCTCCACTTCCTCCTGGGATCTGGCCCACTGACCCCAACACCGTATCCCCATTTTTGCCgctcagatttcatttctgaCCCCTCCCTCATCCCCTTGCTGAATCTGCCTTCCTCACTTCTCCTACTTCCAGCCAGGCCtgactcctcctccccctcccaggaCAGGTCTGATCCCCAGTGACCAcgcccctctggcccagggttcCAAGGAGCTCACTACACCGCTGGTCAACCAATGGCCCTCACTGGGAACGCTTAATGGGGCCGAGGGCGCCAGCAACTCCAAGCTCTACCGGAGGTAAGCCCCAGCCAGGTGCGGCTTGGGCCTGAGAGCGGGTCGTCCTGGGGAAGAAGGGCTTCCTCTACCGGCGCACCAGCTCTCACTCTGCCGCAGACACAGCTTCATGAGCACGGAGCCGCTGTCAGCTGAAGCCAGTCTGAGCTCGGACTCCCAGCGCCTGGGAGAGGGCACGCGGGACGAGGAGCCCTGGGGTCCCATCGGTGAGCTCCCCCAACCCAACACCCAATACCCCTCCTCGAAGGGCTGAGGCAAGGCCCTGAGGCCTCAAGGCAGGTCCTAGCCCATTCCCTCATTCATTctctcagtctttttcttttcttttcttttttttttttgagacagagtctcactctgtcatccaggctggagtgcagtgacgcaatctcagctcgttgcaacctccgcctcccgcgttcaagggattcctttgcctcagcctcccgagtagctgggattaaaagtgcCCActaccatgtgtggctaatttgtgtatttttagtagagacgcgcagctaatttgtgtatttttagtagagatggagtttcgccaggctggtctcgaactcctgacctcaagtgattcacccgcctcagcctcccaaagtgctgggattacaggcgtgagccactgcgcctggcctctctcAGCCTTTCTTGAGGGTTTAGCACAGCAATTGAGAGCTTACTTTGAGGTGTCAGAACCCAGCATATGCAGAACCCAGCATAAATTTGGCTGTGCCTCCTCTGACCATGTGAGCTTGGTCAATCACTTTACCTCCATGAGTCCATTCTTTGTAAAATGGGGGTGTTGATAATCATCAGTGTTGTCATATGTTGAGGGCTCAGTGGCTTTTTAGTGTCATGACATCCTCAGGGGGCTCACAAACTCTCGGGGAACTCCTCATACTAATTTGCTCTTATCTCATGCACACTGTGAACTACTTGCCTGACCATTGTTTCCCCCTTCTCTttggctgccaggaagctcagagccaaATTAGTGGCTCCCTTCGAGCGAATGCCCAGGACTTCAACGCATGCACTTTGTGTTGACCTCATCCCTGGCTTCACCTTGGTTTTTCCCATCCTAGTTCTCCCTATGCCTGGATatcccatcttttcttttttataagcaACCACACTGTATTGGATGACCCTAGATCTTCTTTGAGACAAGGCAGGCTGTGGCCATGTAGCCCCATCACACTGTTTGTgattgtctgtgtgtctgtctcccccaccagactgtgagctccatgagggcagggaccgtGTCTTGTCCGTTCTCTGTATCCCCAGTGCTTGGAACAGAGCGAGTGCTCACtgtgtatttaataaatggacaAAGAGAGAGGATGACCCTCAGGGGGAGACAGAGACATCAACTGACGATTACAATACAGTGTCCCCAGCACCGTGCCTGGCACAGGCAGGTGCTTAACCAAAGTTTAACTGAAAATGGCAAATGCTGTGGAATGTATCAAGGTCTCCTGGGGGGTGACTTGAGGGCTGCCCCTTCACCGCCCACCCCTCTACCAACTCCCACACATGTAGACTGGTCGCCCGGCCTCACCCACCCTCTCTCCCCAGGGAAGGACCCCACGCCCTCCATGCTGGGCCTCTGCGGCTCCCTGGCCTCCATTCCCAGCTGCAAGTCCCTGGCGAGCTTCAAATCCAACGAGTGCCTGGTGAGCGACAGTCCCGAGGGCAGCCCAGCACTGAGCCCCAGCTGAGGAACAGCATAGGCAGTGCCAGCCCCACCTGCCAGGGGCCATGGACACCTGCCACCTTTCTTCAACAAGAGTCCCCCAATCCAGGCTACCCTTCCAGAGAACGCCACCCATCGAGCCAGGGTTCTCTCGGGGAAGATCTCCTCTGCTCACCTTAGCTTTCTGCCTTGGCAACATGGGATGTGGAGGAAAGCAGGCTGGGCCAGGAGGCAAGGGTGCCCAAGCCACAGGGAGCCCCTGGGGAAGCCTGCTCCATTCTTCTGGTGACCTTGGCGCTCCTTCACTCATCTCCCCTGCCCCCTCAGGAGCTGGTAGCCCAGCTTCCACACCCCCATCTCCCAGTCTCTAGCCTCTCCATCTGTCCATGTATGCCCTGGAatccctccttcctcagcccccagGGCAAGAGAGCTCTGTGGGGGATCCAGCAAATAAAAACCAGAGGACTGAGGGCAGCCTTGTAtgtggggggctggggaagggcccCGTCCTGAGGCCTGAAGGAAGTGGAGTCAGTACCTGGCCCGAGACCAAGGTCAGGCAGCACTAGCGTGTGCCGTGTACGGACAGGCAGGCCAGCACTCAGGGAGTGGGTAGCTTCTGTGTCTAAAATATTAGGTCTGCCTAGGGCAGGCCCAAGACATGAACTGCCCCCCAACCCAACAGCCTTCAAGAACTTGCTCAAAACCAGGCTGAGGCGGCCGAGCAAGCCAGGGGCAGGATGGAGGCACACCCTGTAGGGCCAGTGCCCTGTGCTGGCCTCAGCAATGGTGCTTTGGCCGAAAGTTGCAGACCCCTCTGTTAGGCTAGAGCCTGGCAGTTAAGCAACACTCACTCCTCCGCGGTCGCTTAAGTATGCCCTTAAGGAGAGGTGTTACCAAcccccattcttttttttgagatggagtctcgctctgttgccaggctggagtgcagtggcactatttcagctcactgcaaactctgcttcccgggttcaagggattctcctgcctcagcctcccaagtagctgggactacaggcgcccaccaccatgcccagctaatttttgtatttttagtagagacgaggtttcaccatgttggccaggatggtcttgatctcttgcccttgtgatccgtctgcctcggcctcccaaagtgctgggattacaggcgtgagccaccgcgcccagcccctacCACCCCCCATTCTAACCCTAACACGGGGAGTCCCCAAAGGGACCTCACCACCAGGATATCTGCTTGTGGTCCCTCACACTCTAGGTCCTCCCCCCGACTCTCGCCAAACTGGAGAGGTCCTCTTCATAGGTGCCACCCTGGGCAGCCAAACCAGCACTAGGGTCCTTCCCAAGCCTCCCTCCCAGCCACCCCAGGCCCCAGAGGGACAGGCACCAGGCAGAAGTTCATCATCTTTAGACTTAACGAATTAACAAGGGTCAGGGAGACTACGCCAGACTGAGGGCCTCTGGGTTCCTGGAGACAGGCCCAGCTACAGCAAACACAGGGAAACACAAAGGGGGCAGCTGGAAGATTTGGTCTTGAACTTGGGGGGTGGGTAAGTGATGATCCCCACGACTGGAGCAGCATGAAGAAGTTGTGTCTGAGGAACGGCTGGGCCGCCCAGAGGGACAGCCCTGCCCTGGAGCTTGTCAACGGGAGGGAAGGGAAACAAGCCCCTCCCTCAGTGCTGAGGAAAAGGCACTTGGCTGGGTCTCCTCCTGCCCTCTCCCCATCCGTGGGAGAGACGGGGTCCTTGCCTCCTTGCCCCTTTCAGCCGCCCAGAAGCCGGTCCTGGTTCAGCCTCTGGAAGAAGCTTTTGCCGAACTCATAGGTGCTGATCATGATGGCACAGGAGGGGGCAGCCTTGATGATCCGAGGAAGGaagcctgcagtggaaaggaggcCCGGGTCAGAGGTCAGGTCGCAGGtcagccccgcccccacccccaacacccacaCACTGACCTGCAAAGAGTCCCTTAGTGCCTGACTCGGCCTGGATCCTCCGCAGCAGCAGCCAGGTGGAGTCCACATGCAGGGGGTTCACTGCAAACGTGAGGCCGGCTCAGAGACCCCATTCAGGACCCCACCTGTCCCCTGCCACGGCAGTCTGGGCCCTTACCTCTCACAGCCTCCATCGCTCCCAGAGCGATCTGGCGTTGGGTCTTTACCACGTCAAAGGGTAGAGTCAGCACTGCAGCCACCTGGTGGGGTGGGCGGGGAGAGGGCTCAGCTCCACTTCCTGGACCCCCAGCCCTACCTCCCAGGTGGGTCTCGTGGCTGGGAGGGACAAAGGCCTCACGGGTCTGCTTCTGGGCATCTCCAAAAACCCTCAGGCCCCCCGCAGGGAGACCTCCGCTGGCCTCACCTCCAGCCCAGTCCACTCACCGTCCCTGAGATGCCACCAGCCACAAAGCTCATGCCCACAGAAGTCTGGTCCTTCGGCCTGAGCCCACTGAGCCAGCTCTTCACCAGCTCATAGTTGAACCAGTACAGGGCTTGGGGTGGGGGATGCACTGATTAGAGATGGGAATGGCAAGGAAGTGGCCCCAGATCTTCCATCTTTCACTGCCACCACTCCCTCCCAGCTGTGAGTCTTGTCTGCTACGTGCAGGCTCGGAAGCAGGCACTCTGTAGGAATGAATCTCCTGACCACCTAGGCAAGTACTCTACCTGCTACGCCCACTTCACAAATGAGAAACCCACGGCTCAGAAAAGCTAAGTAACTTCATGGTCACTAGTCACAAAGCTGGGACTTGGCCGTAGACCCTTTGTGCATCACCCCAGGGTTCCCTCACCCACCCCCTGCAGCCTGGGTGCCTACCTGAGAAGGGCACATCTCGAAGGGCAGTGGGGCCCCAGCCCAGCCACAGTGAGCGCCAGCCACCCTGAGCCACCGCAGTTCGAACACAGGCACCCAGCTCCCGGTATGATACATGCTGAGCCTGCAGCTTTGTCCGCATAAGCTCCAGGGGGCTAATCACAGTCACGGTGCCCACTGTGCGGGGATTGGGGGTGACAATGGGGAGAAGTGAGGTCACAGGTCTTACATGGCATCACCTACCTGCTGCCCCAGGTCTGGGGACCTAgaacacccccccacccccaggctggCAGAGGTTGGGGCTGGGAGCTGGGACTGACTGGGCTTGGGCAgaggtggggacagagggaggTCAAAGGCCCAAGATTATGCTCACGGCGGGCCAGCGCGCCAGCCACCATGGGTGCGTAGAGGTCAGAGGTCAGGGCTCGACCACACAGGAAGGCCTTCAGTTGGTCGTAGGCAGTGAAGTAGATGGCGGTAGCTGGCACAGTCATCACTCTGGGGATACGGAGAGAGGTTAGCTGGGACTCCCAAAAGGACCCAGACTTTTAAAGCATCACCTGCTCCACCTAGTCATTCAACAGGGAGCAAGGGGTCAGGAGGTACCAGAGGAGAGTGGTGCAGGACCCGGCTACTCACAGGGTGGCGGGAAGGCCGCTCCAGAGGGTCCTGGTGCCCTCGTGCCTCACGATCTTCACGAAGGCATCCTGGCCAAGCAGGCACCAGCCCAGGGGAAGAGGAGGGACACAAGTGATGTCTGTGATAAGGCTGGCCCAGGCTAGGCCTTTGCCGGACGCCCTCAGCCTCTGCCCACAGCCCTCAGGCCTCGCTGCCTCTACACATGCAGTACCCCAGCTGGGTCCAGGCAGATACCTGGTCACCCTTCAAAAACCtcatggaggccaggcacggtggcgcacatatgtaatcccagccagcactttggaaggccaaggcggataaatcacttgaggcaggagttcgagaccagcctggccaacatggcaaaaccccgtctctactaaaaatacaaaattagcggcaggtggtggtgcacgcttgtaatcccagctacttgggaggctgaggcaggagaatcacttgaacccaggagacagaggttgcagtgagctgagatcacgccactgcactccagcctgggtgacagagcgagactctgtctaaaagaaaacaaacaccccATGGAGGTACTGCCTTCTCCGGAAGTGCTTCCTGACTGAACCGGCTACCTCTGCGTGCCTTGCCCAACCCCTTTTTTCCTGGGTCTGCTGCCCAACCAGACCGAACTCCTCATGGACACCGACGAATCCCTATGGACCCAGCTGCTCCTCACCATGGTGCCAGTGAAGCGGGTAGGGTCTTGAAACCAGGTGGCACAGCGGGCACCATTTGGGCACAGGTACAGAGGCTCCAGGACACCATTGCAGTACAGGAGGCACTTCCCTGTGGATTGGAGAGAGGAGGGCACTGGGGAAAGGCAAGAGGCATTATAATGACAGGACCCTAGAACCTTGCAGGGAGGCAGTGGGCCCCATCCCTGGAAGGCCAGTAAAGGCCAGGTCCCTGTGTGGATGTTCTGGTGCAGGTCACAGGACTGGCTGGCGGGACCTGGGAGTATATGCTAGTCCATGGCTGTGGAGCCCACTGGTGCCCTGGGGACAGGGACAAGGACTCTCTCCCCCTTGCACCCTCCCATGCTCCCTGTGGCTTGGGGCACTCACATTTGGTATAGGAGAGGCTCCACAGTCTGGAGGAAGGCATTAGCTCTAAAATACAAGGCAGGCCCTCAAGTCAGGAGAGCCCCCACCCGCCCTAGGTACCCCATCTCTGGgagatctttttattttattttttgagatggagtcttgctctgtcgcccaccctggagcatggtggcacaatctcagctcactgcaacctccaccttcccggttcaagcgattctcccgcctcagcctccccagtagctgggactacaggcgcatgccaccaagcccggttaatttttgtagttttagtagtgagggggtttcaccatgttggctaggctggccttgaactcctgatctcaggtgatccgcccgcctcagcctcccaaagcgctgggattacaggtatgagaaaCCACGGCCAGCCTCTGGGAGATCTTTCTTTTGCCCAGGCACCACCCCTCACTAGCTCCAGGTCAGGTACTCACCGCTGGCCATGGAGGGCCGCTGAGACTGCAAGCGAACCTTCACCACGTCCAGGGGTGTCACTGGGGGAGGAAGCAGGTCTGAAGGCTCGTTTCAGGACCCCACCCCTAGGACTCCTCCCCCAGGACCACACAGCCTCCAATCTCTGGTCTGCCCCAtccccacctgcccccaccccacctccccaggTCTTACTGAAGAGGGAGGTGACCACAGCCCCGGCGCCTGAGGCTACCATTTGCTGGAGAGGGCTGATGCCCGCAGGGTCCtggtcagccatcttgaagctTCAGTCCTGAAAATCAAACCTCAAACAGACCACAACTCCAGGGATGGCAGGAAAAGAGGCTGGGCCACTGTGagacttttgttttgagacggcgTTGGCTCTGCgcactgttgccaggctggagtgcagtggcaccatcttggctcactgcaacatccacccccgttcaagcgattctcttgtttcagcctcccaagtagctgggactacaggcgcgcaccaccacgcctaactaatttttgtatttttagtagagacggggtttcaccatgttggccaggatggtctcgatctcctgacctcgtgatccgcccgcctcagcctcccaaagcgctgggattacaggcgtgagccaccgcacccggcccactgTGAGACTTTAACCCGACCCTCACCCACCGCCCTCCAAACATCTGTTGCCTCAACAACCCTGGCAATGACCTCTAAACCAGGGACTGTCCGCCCCTCTCCGCCGGGGAAAACTAAGGCTCGGGGAGACGAGGTagcctgcccaaggtcactcaggaGTGGTTCCGAAGGAAGGAAGCTGGGGTGCCAGACCTATCGCTCGATTGCAATAGGAGCCAGGGCCGTTACCTCGTCCACCTCGCACGTGTCCACTGCGCACCTCCTACGTGCAGGCGCGGATTTGGCCCTTGTGGCCGCAAAATCAGTACCTGTGCTGCTCCCGCAGCCCCCAATCCAGCATCAAGGTCCCGGGCGGGCACCTGC encodes the following:
- the RUNDC3A gene encoding RUN domain-containing protein 3A isoform X4, giving the protein METSFVQTTMALGLSSKKASSRNVAVERKNLITVCRFSVKTLLEKYTAEPIDDSSEEFVNFAAILEQILSHRFKACAPAGPVSWFSSDGQRGFWDYIRLACSKVPNNCVSSIENMENISTARAKGRAWIRVALMEKRMSEYITTALRDTRTTRRFYDSGAIMLRDEATILTGMLIGLSAIDFSFCLKGEVLDGKTPVVIDYTPYLKFTQSYDYLTDEEERHSAESSTSEDNSPEHPYLPLVTDEDSWYSKWHKMEQKFRIVYAQKGYLEELVRLRESQLKDLEAENRRLQLQLEEAAAQNQREKRELEGVILELQEQLTGLIPSDHAPLAQGSKELTTPLVNQWPSLGTLNGAEGASNSKLYRRHSFMSTEPLSAEASLSSDSQRLGEGTRDEEPWGPIGKDPTPSMLGLCGSLASIPSCKSLASFKSNECLVSDSPEGSPALSPS
- the RUNDC3A gene encoding RUN domain-containing protein 3A isoform X1 yields the protein METSFVQTTMALGLSSKKASSRNVAVERKNLITVCRFSVKTLLEKYTAEPIDDSSEEFVNFAAILEQILSHRFKAGPVSWFSSDGQRGFWDYIRLACSKVPNNCVSSIENMENISTARAKGRAWIRVALMEKRMSEYITTALRDTRTTRRFYDSGAIMLRDEATILTGMLIGLSAIDFSFCLKGEVLDGKTPVVIDYTPYLKFTQSYDYLTDEEERHSAESSTSEDNSPEHPYLPLVTDEDSWYSKWHKMEQKFRIVYAQKGYLEELVRLRESQLKDLEAENRRLQLQLEEAAAQNQREKRELEGVILELQEQLTGLIPSDHAPLAQGSKELTTPLVNQWPSLGTLNGAEGASNSKLYRRHSFMSTEPLSAEASLSSDSQRLGEGTRDEEPWGPIGKDPTPSMLGLCGSLASIPSCKSLASFKSNECLATLPENATHRARVLSGKISSAHLSFLPWQHGMWRKAGWARRQGCPSHREPLGKPAPFFW
- the RUNDC3A gene encoding RUN domain-containing protein 3A isoform X7; translated protein: METSFVQTTMALGLSSKKASSRNVAVERKNLITVCRFSVKTLLEKYTAEPIDDSSEEFVNFAAILEQILSHRFKGPVSWFSSDGQRGFWDYIRLACSKVPNNCVSSIENMENISTARAKGRAWIRVALMEKRMSEYITTALRDTRTTRRFYDSGAIMLRDEATILTGMLIGLSAIDFSFCLKGEVLDGKTPVVIDYTPYLKFTQSYDYLTDEEERHSAESSTSEDNSPEHPYLPLVTDEDSWYSKWHKMEQKFRIVYAQKGYLEELVRLRESQLKDLEAENRRLQLQLEEAAAQNQREKRELEGVILELQEQLTGLIPSDHAPLAQGSKELTTPLVNQWPSLGTLNGAEGASNSKLYRRHSFMSTEPLSAEASLSSDSQRLGEGTRDEEPWGPIGSSEPN
- the RUNDC3A gene encoding RUN domain-containing protein 3A isoform X3, which translates into the protein METSFVQTTMALGLSSKKASSRNVAVERKNLITVCRFSVKTLLEKYTAEPIDDSSEEFVNFAAILEQILSHRFKACAPAGPVSWFSSDGQRGFWDYIRLACSKVPNNCVSSIENMENISTARAKGRAWIRVALMEKRMSEYITTALRDTRTTRRFYDSGAIMLRDEATILTGMLIGLSAIDFSFCLKGEVLDGKTPVVIDYTPYLKFTQSYDYLTDEEERHSAESSTSEDNSPEHPYLPLVTDEDSWYSKWHKMEQKFRIVYAQKGYLEELVRLRESQLKDLEAENRRLQLQLEEAAAQNQREKRELEGVILELQEQLTGLIPSDHAPLAQGSKELTTPLVNQWPSLGTLNGAEGASNSKLYRRHSFMSTEPLSAEASLSSDSQRLGEGTRDEEPWGPIGKDPTPSMLGLCGSLASIPSCKSLASFKSNECLATLPENATHRARVLSGKISSAHLSFLPWQHGMWRKAGWARRQGCPSHREPLGKPAPFFW
- the SLC25A39 gene encoding probable mitochondrial glutathione transporter SLC25A39 isoform X1 — its product is MADQDPAGISPLQQMVASGAGAVVTSLFMTPLDVVKVRLQSQRPSMASELMPSSRLWSLSYTKLPSSLQSTGKCLLYCNGVLEPLYLCPNGARCATWFQDPTRFTGTMDAFVKIVRHEGTRTLWSGLPATLVMTVPATAIYFTAYDQLKAFLCGRALTSDLYAPMVAGALARLGTVTVISPLELMRTKLQAQHVSYRELGACVRTAVAQGGWRSLWLGWGPTALRDVPFSALYWFNYELVKSWLSGLRPKDQTSVGMSFVAGGISGTVAAVLTLPFDVVKTQRQIALGAMEAVRVNPLHVDSTWLLLRRIQAESGTKGLFAGFLPRIIKAAPSCAIMISTYEFGKSFFQRLNQDRLLGG
- the RUNDC3A gene encoding RUN domain-containing protein 3A isoform X6 yields the protein METSFVQTTMALGLSSKKASSRNVAVERKNLITVCRFSVKTLLEKYTAEPIDDSSEEFVNFAAILEQILSHRFKACAPAGPVSWFSSDGQRGFWDYIRLACSKVPNNCVSSIENMENISTARAKGRAWIRVALMEKRMSEYITTALRDTRTTRRFYDSGAIMLRDEATILTGMLIGLSAIDFSFCLKGEVLDGKTPVVIDYTPYLKFTQSYDYLTDEEERHSAESSTSEDNSPEHPYLPLVTDEDSWYSKWHKMEQKFRIVYAQKGYLEELVRLRESQLKDLEAENRRLQLQLEEAAAQNQREKRELEGVILELQEQLTGLIPSDHAPLAQGSKELTTPLVNQWPSLGTLNGAEGASNSKLYRRHSFMSTEPLSAEASLSSDSQRLGEGTRDEEPWGPIGSSEPN
- the SLC25A39 gene encoding probable mitochondrial glutathione transporter SLC25A39 isoform X4, with translation MADQDPAGISPLQQMVASGAGAVVTSLFMTPLDVVKVRLQSQRPSMASGKCLLYCNGVLEPLYLCPNGARCATWFQDPTRFTGTMDAFVKIVRHEGTRTLWSGLPATLVMTVPATAIYFTAYDQLKAFLCGRALTSDLYAPMVAGALARLGTVTVISPLELMRTKLQAQHVSYRELGACVRTAVAQGGWRSLWLGWGPTALRDVPFSALYWFNYELVKSWLSGLRPKDQTSVGMSFVAGGISGTVAAVLTLPFDVVKTQRQIALGAMEAVRVNPLHVDSTWLLLRRIQAESGTKGLFAGFLPRIIKAAPSCAIMISTYEFGKSFFQRLNQDRLLGG
- the SLC25A39 gene encoding probable mitochondrial glutathione transporter SLC25A39 isoform X2, with product MADQDPAGISPLQQMVASGAGAVVTSLFMTPLDVVKVRLQSQRPSMASELMPSSRLWSLSYTKWKCLLYCNGVLEPLYLCPNGARCATWFQDPTRFTGTMDAFVKIVRHEGTRTLWSGLPATLVMTVPATAIYFTAYDQLKAFLCGRALTSDLYAPMVAGALARLGTVTVISPLELMRTKLQAQHVSYRELGACVRTAVAQGGWRSLWLGWGPTALRDVPFSALYWFNYELVKSWLSGLRPKDQTSVGMSFVAGGISGTVAAVLTLPFDVVKTQRQIALGAMEAVRVNPLHVDSTWLLLRRIQAESGTKGLFAGFLPRIIKAAPSCAIMISTYEFGKSFFQRLNQDRLLGG
- the RUNDC3A gene encoding RUN domain-containing protein 3A isoform X5, with protein sequence METSFVQTTMALGLSSKKASSRNVAVERKNLITVCRFSVKTLLEKYTAEPIDDSSEEFVNFAAILEQILSHRFKGPVSWFSSDGQRGFWDYIRLACSKVPNNCVSSIENMENISTARAKGRAWIRVALMEKRMSEYITTALRDTRTTRRFYDSGAIMLRDEATILTGMLIGLSAIDFSFCLKGEVLDGKTPVVIDYTPYLKFTQSYDYLTDEEERHSAESSTSEDNSPEHPYLPLVTDEDSWYSKWHKMEQKFRIVYAQKGYLEELVRLRESQLKDLEAENRRLQLQLEEAAAQNQREKRELEGVILELQEQLTGLIPSDHAPLAQGSKELTTPLVNQWPSLGTLNGAEGASNSKLYRRHSFMSTEPLSAEASLSSDSQRLGEGTRDEEPWGPIGKDPTPSMLGLCGSLASIPSCKSLASFKSNECLVSDSPEGSPALSPS
- the RUNDC3A gene encoding RUN domain-containing protein 3A isoform X2, with amino-acid sequence METSFVQTTMALGLSSKKASSRNVAVERKNLITVCRFSVKTLLEKYTAEPIDDSSEEFVNFAAILEQILSHRFKGPVSWFSSDGQRGFWDYIRLACSKVPNNCVSSIENMENISTARAKGRAWIRVALMEKRMSEYITTALRDTRTTRRFYDSGAIMLRDEATILTGMLIGLSAIDFSFCLKGEVLDGKTPVVIDYTPYLKFTQSYDYLTDEEERHSAESSTSEDNSPEHPYLPLVTDEDSWYSKWHKMEQKFRIVYAQKGYLEELVRLRESQLKDLEAENRRLQLQLEEAAAQNQREKRELEGVILELQEQLTGLIPSDHAPLAQGSKELTTPLVNQWPSLGTLNGAEGASNSKLYRRHSFMSTEPLSAEASLSSDSQRLGEGTRDEEPWGPIGKDPTPSMLGLCGSLASIPSCKSLASFKSNECLATLPENATHRARVLSGKISSAHLSFLPWQHGMWRKAGWARRQGCPSHREPLGKPAPFFW
- the SLC25A39 gene encoding probable mitochondrial glutathione transporter SLC25A39 isoform X3 is translated as MADQDPAGISPLQQMVASGAGAVVTSLFMTPLDVVKVRLQSQRPSMASVPSSLQSTGKCLLYCNGVLEPLYLCPNGARCATWFQDPTRFTGTMDAFVKIVRHEGTRTLWSGLPATLVMTVPATAIYFTAYDQLKAFLCGRALTSDLYAPMVAGALARLGTVTVISPLELMRTKLQAQHVSYRELGACVRTAVAQGGWRSLWLGWGPTALRDVPFSALYWFNYELVKSWLSGLRPKDQTSVGMSFVAGGISGTVAAVLTLPFDVVKTQRQIALGAMEAVRVNPLHVDSTWLLLRRIQAESGTKGLFAGFLPRIIKAAPSCAIMISTYEFGKSFFQRLNQDRLLGG